The Oncorhynchus nerka isolate Pitt River linkage group LG24, Oner_Uvic_2.0, whole genome shotgun sequence genome has a window encoding:
- the LOC115107559 gene encoding rho-related GTP-binding protein RhoB-like produces the protein MAEIRKKLVVVGDGACGKTCLLIVFSKDEFPEVYVPTVFDNYVADIEVDTKQVQLALWDTAGQEDYDRLRPLSYPDTDVILMCFSVDSPDSLENIPEKWVPEVKHFCPNVPIILVANKRDLRNDENVRSELSRMKQEPVKTEDGRAMAMRIGAYDYLECSAKTKDGIREVFDTATRASLQKRSKPSSGCVNCCLLL, from the coding sequence AGAGATACGAAAAAAGCTGGTCGTAGTCGGCGACGGCGCCTGTGGAAAGACCTGCTTGCTGATTGTGTTCAGCAAAGACGAGTTTCCTGAGGTCTATGTGCCAACTGTATTTGACAACTATGTGGCCGACATTGAAGTGGACACCAAGCAAGTCCAACTAGCACTGTGGGACACGGCTGGACAAGAGGACTACGATCGCCTTCGCCCGCTATCCTATCCGGACACTGATGTCATCCTGATGTGCTTTTCCGTGGACAGCCCGGACTCCCTCGAAAACATCCCCGAGAAATGGGTGCCAGAGGTAAAGCACTTTTGTCCCAACGTGCCCATTATTTTAGTTGCCAACAAAAGAGACTTGCGCAACGACGAGAATGTTAGGAGCGAGCTGTCCAGAATGAAACAGGAACCAGTGAAAACAGAGGACGGGCGCGCCATGGCCATGCGCATTGGTGCATATGACTATTTGGAGTGTTCTGCTAAAACGAAGGATGGTATTCGGGAGGTGTTCGACACTGCGACACGTGCCTCTTTACAGAAGAGATCAAAACCCTCCAGCGGTTGTGTGAACTGCTGTCTGTTGTTGTGA